The Gloeobacter violaceus PCC 7421 DNA window TACGGCGGCTACGGCATCAGTGTGCGGCCGACATTTTCGGGGGCGAATCTGGCCTGGATCGAGCGGGGCGGCGTCTACGCGGTGGCCAATCTGCGCGGCGGCGGCGAATTTGGCGAACAGTGGCACCTGGACGGCCGGCTCACCCGCAAGCAAAACGTCTTCGACGATTTTGTCGCGGCGGCCGAGGCGCTGGTGCAGACGCGCTGGGTTGCCCCCAACAAATTGGGCATCCTGGGCGGCAGCAACGGCGGCTTATTGGTGGGAGCGGCCCTCACCCAGCGGCCCGAACTGTTTCGAGCAGCGGTCGGCCAGGTGGGCATCTACGACATGCTGCGCGTCGAGTTGCACCCGAACGGCGCTTTCAACGTCACCGAGTTTGGGACGGTCGAAAATCCCGACCAGTTCGCCGCCCTGTACGCCTACTCGCCTTTGCACCGGGTCAAAGACGGCACCGCCTACCCGGCTGTGCTGCTGCTGACCGGCGAGAACGACCCGCGCGTGGACGCTTACCAGTCGCGCAAGATGGCCGCGCGGCTGCAGGCGGCCACCCGCTCGGACCACCCGGTGGCGCTGATTACCCGCCGCGCCGCAGGCCATGGCGTCGGTGCGTCATTTAGCCAGCGCACCGGCGACCGCGCCGCTGCGCTGATCTTCTTTGCGGGCGAACTGGGGCTACCGTGAGCTTTCTTCAGACGGCTGTTCAAAGATGCCGGGGTTCGGCTGGAAAATCCAGTTGCAGTGCCTCCCAGTCGGCCAAGGCAAATTGCCCGGCTACAGCGCTCGCCTCCTGCTGGTAGTGCGGATCTTCAGCCATAGCCGCAAATTCAGCATCGATTCGGGCGCGCTCCTGCGCCGCAAGCTCCCGACGCAGGGCGAAGGTCACGAATTCGCTGCGGCTTCGGAACGCACCGCGTTGCACTTCGCGATCTATGGCCTCCAGCAGATCTGCCGGTAGCGCCAACGTGGTGCAAACAACTTTGCCAGAACCCTGGTGCATGGGATTCATCAGAATCTTAACGTTGGTGATGATGTTATCACTGCTATCTGTTGTGGTGATTTGGTTTGGCTTTTTCCTTGGTGCAAGTAAAGGTTTTTGGCTTGCGCTTGGGTGGGCCGAGCAGCACACGGCTGTAAAGACGCTCGAATTCGCGCCGGAAGTGGGCAGCAACGATGGGGCTTTCGATTATCAAGAAGCTTTCGTCGTTGCGCCGATCGGCGGCGACCGACCAGTTGTGGGATCCGGTAAGGACCGTGCCGTTATCGAGAAGCGCAAATTTGTGGTGGAGTTTGTCGCCGCGCGGCAGGAGCGCCACTCCGACCGTTTTGATGGGAGGGGATTGCTTCGAAGCACACGGGCGCATCCCCCATAGATCAAATCCCATCGAGTAATCGCGGTAGGCAAATCCGCTGTCGAGGGCACCGCGCACCCGCACTCCCTGCCCGGCGGCCCGCTGGATGGCTTTGGCAATTTCGGGGGCGCTGAAGACGAACAGGGCAAAATCGAGCGACCGGCGCGCCTTGGTCACCCGGCGGGCAATCAGGGCATTGATGCCCGCCTCGCCCTCGCCGGGGCCGAACTGCAC harbors:
- a CDS encoding ribbon-helix-helix domain-containing protein, which translates into the protein MHQGSGKVVCTTLALPADLLEAIDREVQRGAFRSRSEFVTFALRRELAAQERARIDAEFAAMAEDPHYQQEASAVAGQFALADWEALQLDFPAEPRHL